Within the Nitrospira sp. CR1.1 genome, the region GTGAGAACCTGACGGGCGAATCACTCTTGACCAGGATGGAAATCATCGGCCAGGACGGCGCCACGGAGGACGGCAAACCCTTTTTCCGCATTCCGCAAGGATCGGGACCCGACCTCACCCCGAACAGCGAGAGTCTCCCCGTATCCGTCCGCATCCGGAACCGGGACTACGTGGCCGTCTTCACCCCTTCATTCCGGGTCATGGGGCAACGGCGTGAGCCACCGAAACAGAAAGCCCAGGCAGCCGCCGCGCCGCACAAAGCGACCACCGACAAACTCATCCAGCTGCTGCTCAAGAAGGGCTTGATTACAGCCGAAGAGGCGCGGACCCTCCTCCAACCATGAGCGACCATCCCTGCAAGGCCTGCGTCGGGACCTGGCCCCGCCGGGACCATTTCCTCGCCGATTGCGGACTCACCAAGGCCTACCTGCACGACGACCAGTTTTTCCCAGGATGGACGGTACTCGTGCTGAAGCGCCACGCGACGGAACTGTTCCATCTCTCCCGTGAGGAGCGTAGCAGCCTCATAGAAGAAGTCGCCCAGGTGTCCGCCCTCCTCGCCGAGGAATGGCGGGCGGTGAAGATCAACTACGAATTGCTCGGCAACCAGCTTCCACATATCCATTGGCACCTGATTCCGCGCCTTTCCCAAGACCCGGCTCCACTCGAACCGGTGTGGCGCATCCCGCATGAACCGGTCCGGCTCCAACCGGATGCCCTGGTTTCCATGGTGGACCGCCTCAGGGCAATCTGGCCGACGCACCAACAGCAGCCGCCATTCAAGCCATAACCCGTCCGTTGGCCATGATGTTGACTCCTCCAGCAGGGCCGAGCGGGAACAGTTCCCGCACCTTCCTTCAGACGCTGCTCCGTACCCTGCCACTCCACGTGCTGATCGTCACCACCATCGTGGGAGGGGCGGCGTTCTTTTACAGCGCCTCCATCTCGAACCGTGGAGCCTGGGCGACGCTGGGAAGCTGGTCGCTGACCGCGGTGTATGTCATCGTCGGGCTCATCGGCGGGACTGTGGCCGGCGTATTGGACGCAGCCCGGCGGATGGTGGAGCGGCTGGAACAATCCCTCCGTGACTGGCTTCACACGTTGCCCGCTCTGAACCAGACCGCCGACACCACAGGCCAGAACCTGTCCACCATTCGACAGGAATACGAAACCCTTGTCGACCACTATGTGGCCCAAGCGAGGCTCCGCCTCCGGTTTCCGGGGTGGCTTGAACGATTGACTCGCACGGCATTGCGAGGCCTGGTGGTGGATCGCTTTTTGGCCTCCTGTACGGCACGCGGGGTCCACCTCGTCGCTCCCCAGGAGTTTAGAAACTGGCTCCTCGCCGAAGGCGTGAGCCTGGGATTCATGCCGGTCGTGGATCAATTGTGCTGGTGGCGCTACCTCCTGTTGGGTCTGTTGATGCTCCTTACCGCCATTGCGCTGACGCTTGCCTTCCTGACAACCTGATCCATGGCGCGGAGTACTCCACTGTTTGTCCCCTGCTGAGTTCGTCCTCGACCAGGACAGCATCGGTCACGGACACAGGTTCCCCGTCAGAACCCATGGAAATTTCTCGCCATCTATGTGTATATAGTAAGAGACCTTTTACGTGGAGCCCTGCCAGCGCTTATGTTCTTGCAACGCCTCGCCGCCGGACGGTGGATTTTCATCGTCATTGTGACAATGCCTCTCACGGTCCTCCTGGCCGGCGCGCAAGAAGAGCCCTCCCCCGGTGCGACGACAGAAACGGTCCAACCAGAAGCACCCGTCATCAAGACCCCGGCAGTTCCACCGACTGACCAGGCCGCTCAAGAAGCCGTCCGGGTAGAACCGCTTCCCAGCGAACCGCCCGCACCACCGCCACCACCGGCCCAGGCCCCCCTCACACCACTCGAGATTCTGGCAAAGGCCCGGCAAGCGTTGCATGTCGAACCGGATGCCCAGGAACCCCGGCTCACCCTCGGCAGAATACTGTTTCAGCTGGGTGATACAGATGGCGCCATCGACGAATACCGGACCGCCCTGCGCTTCCATCCCACTGTCGCCCAGGCGCATCTCGATCTCGGCACCGCTCTGATGGCCAAGCAGGACTGGCGCAGCGCCATGACGGAACTGCAAGAGGCTGTCCGCCTCGACCCGATGCTCGTGCAGGCGCACTACAGCATCGGCACGATCCAATACACACGCGGCAACATCAAATCAGCCATCAAGGCCTACCAGGAAGCTCTGCAGTTGAAACCGGATTTTGCCGAGGCCCATTACCGCCTGGGGCTCGTACTCAAGATGGCGGGTCGGGATAAAGAATCGGCTCAGGAACTCGAGTCGGCCGCCGTAGCCGGCCTTGCCAAAGCCCAATATTTCCTCGGCAACGCCTATCGCTCCGGACAGGGAGTCGAGAAAAGCCAAATCATGGCGATCACCTGGTGGGCGCAAGCCTTCGAACAGGGTTTACCGGAAGCAGCCCAAGCGCTGACGCAACTCAGACGACTCGCAGCCGTCAAAGGCAATCTGCAAACCAAACAAACCAAGGCGGCCGCTGAGGCCTTCAAGAACTACTGCGATCAAATCTGGTTGGATTTTCCCGACCTCGACCGGGATCAGCCAGCGGAGACCGTCGGCACCACGTTGCTCAAACAGGGGCGCACTGCGGAGGCTCTCCCGGTGCTCCTGCGTGAAGCCTATGCCCTCAACGAAATTTCCCATGCCACGCTGGTGCAACTGTATGAACAGGGACTCGACGGGCAACTCCCGCCGCATGGCCAATGGATCCTGAGTTATCTGGAATCCACCGCCGCCGATGGAGCCGTTCCTTCCCGCATGGCCCTGGCCCGTATTTATGGCAAAGGTCTCGGCCTGGCCCCTGATCAGGCCAAGGCCAAAAGCTACCTGAAGGGTTTGCCGAAGGACGACGTCAAACGTATCCTGGACGAACTCGCGGCTGAGCCTCCCAATCCGTCATAAACGAACGGCTGCAACTTCCGGTTCGTCAACGACCACCCATGCGAATCGCCACCCGCCTGTTCGTCAGGAATATCTGGCTGCAAGCCGTGGCGATGGCCCTGATTGCGATCGCCCTCGCCGCAATCATCTGGACACCGGCGCCGGCCACGCACCAGG harbors:
- a CDS encoding HIT domain-containing protein, which encodes MSDHPCKACVGTWPRRDHFLADCGLTKAYLHDDQFFPGWTVLVLKRHATELFHLSREERSSLIEEVAQVSALLAEEWRAVKINYELLGNQLPHIHWHLIPRLSQDPAPLEPVWRIPHEPVRLQPDALVSMVDRLRAIWPTHQQQPPFKP
- a CDS encoding tetratricopeptide repeat protein, with amino-acid sequence MFLQRLAAGRWIFIVIVTMPLTVLLAGAQEEPSPGATTETVQPEAPVIKTPAVPPTDQAAQEAVRVEPLPSEPPAPPPPPAQAPLTPLEILAKARQALHVEPDAQEPRLTLGRILFQLGDTDGAIDEYRTALRFHPTVAQAHLDLGTALMAKQDWRSAMTELQEAVRLDPMLVQAHYSIGTIQYTRGNIKSAIKAYQEALQLKPDFAEAHYRLGLVLKMAGRDKESAQELESAAVAGLAKAQYFLGNAYRSGQGVEKSQIMAITWWAQAFEQGLPEAAQALTQLRRLAAVKGNLQTKQTKAAAEAFKNYCDQIWLDFPDLDRDQPAETVGTTLLKQGRTAEALPVLLREAYALNEISHATLVQLYEQGLDGQLPPHGQWILSYLESTAADGAVPSRMALARIYGKGLGLAPDQAKAKSYLKGLPKDDVKRILDELAAEPPNPS